Proteins from a single region of Rhodovibrio salinarum DSM 9154:
- a CDS encoding UDP-N-acetylmuramoyl-L-alanyl-D-glutamate--2,6-diaminopimelate ligase encodes MHLTDLIDRTAGTHMASGTTRQIDITGLTADSRAVREGYLFAAIPGTRADGRQFIADAVANGARAVLAPEDTQLDAGVNATLVEATDVRSAFARMAAAFYGRQPAFIAAVTGTNGKTSVATFARQLWTRAGEQAASVGTLGLVPEIADSPGKLTTPDPEALHRCLAQLADQGVHRLAIEASSHGLDQARLDGLQVSAAAFTNLTQDHLDYHGTLDAYLAAKLRLFSHLLQDGGTAVVNADSQHAGAVLEACRTRNLTVWTYGEAKTSDIRLAARQPTLAGQHLELDLFGDSARVQLPLVGKFQAMNALAALGLVLASGLDRDAALAGMAALEGVPGRLQRVAETPSGGQVFVDYAHTPDALETVLQALRPHVGRRLICIFGCGGDRDRGKRPIMGEIAARLAEEAIVTDDNPRSEDPAAIRQEILAAAPDSREVDDRARAIREAIAEMDDGDLLLIAGKGHETGQIVGDQTLPFDDAEVARAAIAQLKAGHP; translated from the coding sequence TTGCATCTAACTGATCTGATCGACCGCACGGCAGGTACGCACATGGCGTCCGGGACGACGCGACAGATCGATATTACCGGCCTGACCGCGGACAGTCGCGCGGTCCGGGAGGGGTATCTGTTCGCGGCAATCCCCGGCACGCGCGCCGACGGCCGGCAATTCATCGCCGATGCCGTCGCGAACGGTGCGCGTGCCGTGCTCGCGCCCGAGGACACGCAGCTCGATGCGGGCGTGAACGCCACGCTGGTCGAGGCGACGGACGTGCGCAGCGCCTTCGCCCGCATGGCCGCCGCCTTCTACGGCCGGCAACCCGCCTTCATCGCGGCCGTCACCGGAACCAACGGCAAGACCAGCGTCGCCACCTTCGCCCGGCAGCTATGGACGCGCGCCGGCGAACAGGCGGCCAGCGTCGGCACGCTGGGACTCGTTCCGGAAATCGCCGACAGTCCGGGCAAACTGACCACACCGGATCCGGAGGCCCTGCACCGCTGCCTTGCGCAGCTGGCCGACCAGGGCGTTCACCGCTTGGCGATCGAGGCGTCCAGCCATGGCCTGGATCAGGCGCGCCTCGACGGACTCCAGGTCTCCGCCGCGGCGTTCACCAACCTGACCCAGGATCATCTGGACTACCACGGCACGCTGGACGCCTATCTCGCGGCCAAGCTGCGGCTGTTCAGCCATCTGCTGCAGGACGGTGGCACGGCCGTGGTCAACGCCGATTCCCAGCACGCCGGCGCCGTGCTGGAAGCGTGCCGGACGCGCAACCTAACGGTGTGGACCTACGGCGAGGCCAAGACGAGCGACATCCGCCTGGCGGCCCGACAGCCGACCCTGGCGGGCCAGCACCTCGAGCTGGACCTGTTCGGCGATAGTGCGCGCGTGCAGCTGCCGCTGGTCGGCAAGTTCCAGGCGATGAACGCGCTCGCGGCCCTGGGGCTGGTGTTGGCAAGCGGCCTGGACCGTGACGCCGCGCTCGCCGGGATGGCGGCGCTGGAAGGCGTCCCGGGGCGCCTGCAGCGGGTCGCGGAAACACCGTCAGGCGGACAGGTGTTCGTCGACTATGCCCACACCCCGGACGCGCTGGAGACGGTGCTGCAGGCGCTGCGCCCGCACGTCGGCCGGCGGCTGATCTGCATCTTCGGCTGCGGCGGCGACCGCGACCGCGGCAAACGCCCGATCATGGGCGAGATCGCCGCCCGCCTTGCCGAGGAAGCGATCGTCACCGACGACAACCCGCGCAGCGAGGATCCGGCTGCGATTCGCCAGGAGATCCTGGCCGCCGCACCGGACTCGCGAGAGGTCGACGACCGCGCCCGCGCGATCCGCGAGGCGATCGCCGAGATGGACGACGGCGATCTCCTTTTGATTGCCGGAAAGGGTCATGAAACCGGCCAAATCGTTGGCGATCAAACCCTGCCGTTCGACGACGCGGAGGTCGCGCGAGCGGCCATCGCGCAACTGAAGGCAGGACACCCATGA
- the murD gene encoding UDP-N-acetylmuramoyl-L-alanine--D-glutamate ligase, which yields MIPLPYMAGFPVAVLGLGRSGLQAAKALQRSDAEVWAWDDNASTRARAEAEGVNLKNLYEIDWREPVTLVLSPGIPDRLPQPHPLAAKAHAAGCEIVSDIELLGRAVPDASYIGITGTNGKSTTTALIGHVLNTSGKDAQVGGNLGPSVLDFAPVEPGGYYVLEMSSYQLERTASITFDVAVWLNISADHLDRHGDMAGYIAAKKNIFRRQTSPRAAVVGVDDDASREVYAGLQAAGDQVLIPISGTQAVAGGVGVAEGALVDDIDGQQAHVLDLAQMASLPGQHNWQNAAAAYAACRQIGVQSHVIAACLQSFPGLPHRQEPAATIDGVAFVNDSKATNADAASRALACYRAIYWIAGGRAKEGGLAGTESYWPRVRRAYLIGEAENDFAQTLQGKVTAQVCGTLDTAVARAFADAKADGETGAVVLLSPACASFDQFQSFEARGDHFKDLVGQLNGTREEIDRRHLSADAGGSA from the coding sequence ATGATTCCCCTTCCCTACATGGCCGGCTTCCCCGTCGCGGTGCTCGGGCTCGGGCGCTCCGGCCTGCAGGCCGCCAAGGCTTTGCAGCGCTCGGATGCCGAGGTCTGGGCCTGGGACGACAATGCGAGCACGCGTGCCCGCGCCGAAGCGGAAGGCGTCAACCTCAAGAACCTGTACGAGATCGACTGGCGCGAGCCGGTCACGCTGGTCCTGTCCCCCGGCATCCCGGACCGCCTGCCGCAACCACACCCGCTCGCGGCCAAGGCGCACGCGGCCGGCTGCGAGATCGTCTCCGACATCGAGCTGTTGGGTCGGGCGGTGCCGGACGCGAGCTACATCGGCATCACCGGCACCAACGGCAAGTCGACCACCACGGCGTTGATCGGCCACGTGCTGAACACCAGCGGCAAGGATGCGCAGGTCGGCGGCAACCTGGGCCCCTCGGTGCTCGACTTCGCGCCGGTGGAGCCGGGGGGCTACTACGTGCTGGAGATGTCCAGCTACCAGCTGGAACGCACCGCCTCGATCACCTTCGACGTTGCGGTGTGGCTCAACATCTCCGCCGACCATCTGGACCGGCACGGCGATATGGCGGGCTACATCGCCGCGAAGAAGAACATCTTCCGCCGGCAGACAAGCCCGCGCGCGGCCGTCGTCGGTGTCGACGACGACGCCAGCCGCGAGGTCTACGCGGGGCTGCAGGCGGCTGGCGACCAGGTTTTGATTCCGATCTCCGGCACGCAAGCGGTGGCCGGCGGCGTCGGGGTCGCGGAGGGCGCGCTGGTCGATGACATCGACGGCCAGCAGGCGCACGTCCTGGACCTAGCGCAGATGGCCAGCCTGCCCGGCCAGCACAACTGGCAGAACGCGGCCGCCGCCTACGCCGCCTGCCGGCAGATCGGCGTGCAGAGCCACGTGATCGCCGCGTGCCTGCAATCGTTCCCCGGCCTGCCTCACCGGCAGGAACCGGCGGCGACGATCGATGGCGTCGCCTTCGTCAACGACAGCAAGGCCACCAATGCCGACGCCGCCAGCCGCGCGCTGGCCTGCTACCGCGCGATCTACTGGATCGCCGGCGGCCGAGCGAAAGAAGGCGGGCTTGCCGGCACGGAAAGCTACTGGCCGCGCGTACGCCGCGCCTACCTGATCGGGGAAGCGGAAAACGACTTCGCTCAGACCCTGCAGGGCAAGGTGACCGCGCAGGTCTGCGGCACGCTGGACACCGCCGTGGCGCGCGCCTTCGCCGACGCCAAGGCGGACGGCGAGACCGGCGCGGTCGTGCTGTTGTCGCCGGCGTGCGCCAGCTTCGATCAGTTCCAGAGCTTCGAGGCGCGCGGCGACCACTTCAAGGATCTGGTCGGCCAGTTGAACGGCACGCGCGAAGAGATCGATCGGCGCCATCTGAGCGCGGATGCGGGAGGGTCGGCATGA
- a CDS encoding peptidoglycan D,D-transpeptidase FtsI family protein translates to MDGTRKEVLETGRTRLLVAGIVFAVAFSAISVRVLELAVLSGGAARDLATRADGAPPAQTRADIVDRNGHVLATTLPVASLYADPREVNDPAKVANLLAPILTESTAAELQALLDSTKHFVWLERKLTPRQQYKINRLGIPALRFQESEQRFYPYGELTAHAVGYTNVDGKGIAGIEQSFNQLLKDSNQPLQLSLDVRVQHILMEELRAKMEEFEGIGAAGLVMDVRTGELLAMGSLPTFDPHEPGRASDDATFNRATLGIYEMGSTFKIFSIAAALEAHSVKLFDKFDVSEPLHKAGFTIRDYKQKDGKLTVPQIFMYSSNIGTAKIAMQMGKEVQQTTLRDLGLTRPVNLELPEIGTPMVPHPWRDISTVTVSYGHGIAVNAVQLASAVSATVNGGHRHSPTLLRRDPEDVGAGKTVFSAKTSEQMRQLMRLVVEYGTGKNADAYGYRVGGKTGTADKQKNGRYSNAKISSFVGAFPMDDPRYVVFAMVDEPKGQEHTFGYATGGWVAAPVVKNVIERMGPMLGIQPHPANMPKKENHPLLVNAEGEDERVASN, encoded by the coding sequence TTGGATGGCACCCGCAAGGAGGTGCTGGAGACCGGGCGTACCCGACTCTTGGTCGCGGGTATCGTGTTCGCTGTTGCCTTTTCGGCGATCAGCGTCCGCGTGCTCGAACTCGCGGTCCTGAGCGGTGGCGCCGCGCGCGACCTGGCGACCCGCGCGGACGGCGCGCCCCCGGCACAGACCCGCGCGGATATCGTGGACCGCAACGGCCATGTGCTGGCGACCACCCTGCCGGTGGCCTCGCTCTATGCCGACCCGCGGGAAGTCAACGATCCGGCAAAGGTCGCCAACCTTCTGGCACCGATCCTGACCGAGTCCACCGCAGCCGAGCTGCAGGCGCTGCTCGACAGCACCAAGCATTTCGTCTGGCTGGAGCGCAAGCTGACCCCGCGCCAGCAGTACAAGATCAACCGCCTTGGTATTCCGGCGTTGCGGTTCCAGGAGAGCGAGCAGCGCTTCTACCCCTACGGCGAGCTGACCGCGCACGCGGTCGGCTACACCAACGTCGACGGCAAGGGCATTGCGGGGATCGAACAGTCGTTCAATCAGTTGCTCAAGGATTCCAACCAGCCCCTGCAACTGTCCCTCGACGTGCGCGTGCAGCACATCCTGATGGAGGAGCTGCGCGCCAAGATGGAGGAGTTTGAAGGCATCGGCGCGGCCGGTCTGGTGATGGACGTGCGCACCGGCGAGCTGCTGGCGATGGGGTCCCTGCCCACCTTCGATCCGCACGAACCTGGCCGGGCAAGCGACGACGCGACCTTCAACCGCGCCACGCTCGGCATCTACGAGATGGGCTCGACCTTCAAGATCTTCTCCATCGCCGCGGCGCTGGAAGCCCACTCGGTCAAGCTGTTCGACAAGTTCGACGTCTCCGAACCGCTGCACAAGGCCGGCTTCACGATCCGCGACTACAAGCAGAAGGATGGCAAGCTCACCGTTCCGCAGATCTTCATGTACTCGTCCAACATCGGGACGGCGAAGATCGCGATGCAAATGGGCAAGGAAGTCCAGCAGACCACGCTGCGCGACCTCGGCCTGACCCGTCCGGTCAACCTGGAACTGCCGGAGATCGGCACGCCCATGGTGCCCCATCCCTGGCGCGACATCAGCACCGTCACGGTCTCCTACGGCCATGGCATCGCGGTCAACGCGGTGCAGCTGGCCAGTGCCGTCAGCGCCACGGTAAATGGCGGCCACCGCCACTCCCCGACCCTGCTTCGGCGCGATCCCGAGGACGTCGGCGCGGGGAAGACGGTATTCTCGGCCAAGACCAGCGAGCAGATGCGCCAACTGATGCGCCTGGTGGTCGAATACGGTACCGGCAAGAACGCCGATGCCTACGGCTACCGCGTGGGCGGCAAGACCGGCACCGCCGACAAGCAGAAAAACGGCCGTTACAGCAACGCGAAGATCTCCTCCTTCGTCGGCGCCTTTCCGATGGACGATCCGCGCTATGTCGTCTTCGCCATGGTCGACGAGCCTAAAGGGCAGGAACACACCTTCGGCTATGCCACGGGCGGCTGGGTGGCCGCGCCGGTGGTCAAGAACGTGATCGAGCGCATGGGCCCGATGCTGGGCATCCAACCGCATCCGGCCAATATGCCGAAAAAGGAGAACCACCCGCTTCTGGTCAACGCAGAGGGCGAGGACGAGCGGGTTGCATCTAACTGA
- the ftsW gene encoding putative lipid II flippase FtsW, protein MITVSRTDTSTLGAWWWTVDRWSLVALGLIMGFGAVLILAASPAAGERIGLGGFYFATRQMVYLTMAAGVTVGVSLLSPLWIRRLGVVGFLGSLFLLILTLLIGPEINGAHRWIQLPGISIQPSEFVKPCFAVTIAWMFAAQRERTGIPGDAIAVALLVVVASLLLLQPDLGQTFVVAAIWGVQFFVAGLPMIWVIVLAVGAVMLVVGAYFTMPHVSERIDGFLSPQNGNPYQVERSLEAFERGGLLGQGPGEGTVKQTLPDAHSDFIFAVAGEELGAIACLIIIALFAFIVLRGFSRVLQEDSLFVLLAATGLLTQFGLQAMINMASSLHLIPTKGMTLPFISYGGSSLLALALGMGMVLALTRRRVNRGDAV, encoded by the coding sequence ATGATCACCGTATCCCGCACCGACACAAGCACGCTGGGCGCCTGGTGGTGGACCGTCGACCGCTGGTCGCTGGTCGCCCTGGGGCTGATCATGGGCTTCGGCGCGGTTTTGATCCTGGCCGCCTCCCCGGCTGCCGGGGAGCGGATCGGTCTGGGCGGCTTCTATTTCGCCACCCGCCAGATGGTCTATCTGACCATGGCCGCAGGCGTGACCGTCGGGGTCTCGCTGTTGAGCCCGCTGTGGATCCGGCGGCTGGGCGTGGTTGGCTTCTTGGGCAGCCTGTTCCTGCTGATCTTAACCCTGCTGATCGGTCCGGAGATCAACGGCGCCCACCGCTGGATTCAGCTCCCCGGCATCTCGATCCAGCCAAGCGAGTTCGTGAAGCCCTGCTTCGCCGTCACGATTGCCTGGATGTTCGCCGCCCAGCGCGAGCGCACCGGCATTCCGGGCGACGCCATAGCGGTGGCGCTGCTGGTCGTCGTCGCCAGCCTGTTGCTGCTGCAGCCGGACCTGGGACAGACGTTCGTGGTAGCGGCGATCTGGGGCGTGCAGTTCTTCGTCGCCGGTCTGCCGATGATCTGGGTGATCGTACTCGCTGTCGGCGCGGTGATGCTGGTGGTCGGCGCGTATTTCACGATGCCGCACGTCTCCGAGCGGATCGATGGCTTCCTCAGCCCACAAAACGGCAACCCCTATCAGGTTGAACGCTCGCTCGAGGCCTTCGAGCGCGGCGGTCTGCTGGGCCAGGGCCCGGGCGAAGGGACCGTCAAGCAGACGCTGCCGGACGCGCACTCCGACTTCATCTTCGCCGTCGCGGGCGAGGAGTTGGGCGCGATCGCCTGCCTGATCATCATTGCCCTGTTCGCCTTCATCGTGCTGCGCGGTTTCTCCCGCGTGTTGCAGGAGGACAGCCTGTTTGTCCTGCTGGCGGCGACCGGCCTGCTCACGCAGTTCGGGCTGCAAGCGATGATCAACATGGCCTCCAGCCTGCACCTGATCCCGACCAAGGGCATGACGCTGCCGTTCATCAGCTACGGCGGCTCCTCGCTGCTCGCGCTCGCCCTTGGCATGGGCATGGTGCTGGCGCTCACGCGCCGGCGGGTAAACCGGGGAGACGCGGTATGA
- the mraY gene encoding phospho-N-acetylmuramoyl-pentapeptide-transferase encodes MLHNLLTPLSDEFIFFNLFRYLTFRSGAAVLTALVVSFVLGPAVIRWLKKKQREGQPIRDDGPESHLVTKQGTPTMGGVLILLAVAISTLLWADLRNGYVWVILFITTGFGLVGFADDYLKLTRRSHKGVSSRIRLAVEIAISLIAAVWVIHLTGAQLDTALAVPLFKDVLFDLGWFFVALMVFVVVGASNAVNLTDGLDGLAIVPVMIAAGCFALISYLVGNAVFADYLQLHFVEGTGELAVFCAALVGASLGFLWFNAPPAMVFMGDTGSLSVGSALGGIAVITKHELVLAVIGGLFVLETVSVIVQVASYKLFGKRVFRMAPLHHHFEKKGWREETIVVRFWIIAAILALIGLSTLKLR; translated from the coding sequence ATGCTTCATAACCTTCTGACCCCGCTGTCGGACGAGTTCATCTTCTTCAACCTGTTCCGCTACCTGACCTTCCGGTCGGGCGCGGCGGTGCTGACGGCGCTGGTCGTCTCGTTCGTGCTGGGTCCGGCGGTGATCCGCTGGTTGAAGAAGAAGCAGCGCGAGGGTCAGCCAATCCGCGACGACGGCCCCGAGAGCCACCTCGTCACCAAACAGGGCACGCCGACCATGGGCGGCGTCTTGATCCTACTGGCGGTGGCGATCTCGACCCTGCTGTGGGCAGACCTGAGGAACGGCTACGTCTGGGTGATCCTGTTCATCACCACCGGTTTCGGGCTGGTCGGCTTCGCCGACGACTACCTGAAGCTCACCCGGCGCAGCCACAAGGGCGTCTCGAGCCGAATCCGCCTGGCCGTGGAAATCGCGATCAGCCTGATCGCGGCCGTCTGGGTGATCCACCTGACCGGCGCGCAGCTCGATACCGCGCTCGCGGTTCCGCTGTTCAAGGACGTGCTGTTCGATTTGGGCTGGTTCTTCGTCGCCCTGATGGTGTTCGTCGTCGTCGGGGCCTCAAACGCGGTCAACCTGACCGACGGCTTGGACGGCTTGGCGATCGTGCCGGTGATGATCGCCGCCGGCTGCTTCGCCCTGATCAGCTATCTGGTCGGCAATGCCGTGTTCGCCGACTATCTGCAGCTACACTTTGTCGAGGGCACGGGCGAGCTGGCGGTCTTCTGCGCTGCGCTGGTCGGCGCCAGCCTTGGGTTCCTGTGGTTCAACGCCCCGCCGGCGATGGTGTTCATGGGCGACACCGGCTCGCTGTCGGTCGGCAGTGCGCTGGGCGGCATCGCAGTGATCACCAAGCACGAACTGGTGCTGGCGGTCATCGGCGGACTGTTCGTTCTGGAGACCGTGTCGGTGATCGTGCAGGTCGCCAGCTACAAGCTGTTCGGCAAGCGCGTCTTCCGGATGGCTCCGCTGCATCACCACTTCGAGAAGAAGGGGTGGCGCGAGGAGACCATCGTCGTCCGCTTCTGGATCATCGCCGCGATCCTGGCGCTGATCGGCCTGTCCACACTGAAGCTGCGGTAG
- a CDS encoding UDP-N-acetylmuramoylalanyl-D-glutamyl-2,6-diaminopimelate--D-alanyl-D-alanine ligase → MTEPLWTAQNAAKATRGTATGDWHATGMSIDTRTIQPGDLFVALRGPSFDGHRFAADALSKGAAAVMIDHVPDNLPADAKTLRVTDTQAGLEALGAAGRARARAKVLAITGSVGKTGTKEALRHALSTQGKTHASSASFNNHWGVPLSLARLPQDAAYAVFELGMNHPGEIGALVRQVRPHAALITTVVAAHLGNFDSEEAIADAKAEILEGLLNGGTAVLNRDNVHFARLERAAREQQISHVATFGEAGEADVRLLSADCHANASDVHAVVHGLELHFRVALPGRHWVTNTLGVLAMVHAVDGDVRQAADSFATLTSATGRGARRHIQLAAGTFELIDDSYNANPTSMAAAFDVLGRAELGPDGRRIAALGDMLELGLHSAELHAGLAAPIEQAGIHLVFTCGAEMAALEAALPAPLCGGHAEDSEALGALVAANVRAGDVVLVKGSAGAKMGRVIRALDALDQTNGSQEGSHAS, encoded by the coding sequence ATGACCGAACCGCTCTGGACGGCCCAGAACGCCGCCAAAGCCACCCGCGGCACCGCGACCGGCGACTGGCACGCCACCGGCATGTCAATCGACACCCGCACGATTCAGCCAGGCGATCTGTTCGTCGCGCTCCGCGGTCCGTCGTTCGACGGCCACCGCTTCGCCGCCGACGCGCTGTCGAAGGGCGCGGCTGCGGTGATGATCGACCACGTCCCGGACAACCTGCCGGCCGATGCCAAGACATTGCGGGTGACGGACACGCAAGCCGGGCTGGAAGCCCTGGGTGCCGCCGGCCGGGCTCGGGCACGCGCCAAAGTGCTGGCGATCACCGGCAGCGTCGGCAAGACCGGCACGAAGGAAGCGCTACGCCACGCGCTGAGCACACAAGGCAAGACGCACGCATCGTCCGCCAGCTTCAACAACCACTGGGGCGTGCCGCTGTCGCTGGCGCGCCTGCCGCAGGACGCCGCCTATGCCGTGTTCGAACTGGGCATGAACCATCCAGGCGAGATCGGCGCACTGGTCCGTCAGGTCCGTCCACACGCCGCGCTGATCACCACGGTCGTCGCCGCCCACCTCGGCAACTTCGATTCCGAAGAAGCGATCGCCGACGCCAAGGCGGAGATTCTGGAGGGCCTGCTCAACGGCGGCACCGCCGTGCTGAACCGCGACAACGTACATTTCGCGCGGCTCGAACGGGCGGCACGGGAGCAGCAGATCAGCCACGTCGCCACCTTCGGCGAAGCTGGCGAGGCGGACGTCCGGCTGCTGAGTGCGGACTGCCACGCCAACGCGAGCGATGTCCACGCGGTGGTGCACGGTTTGGAACTGCACTTCCGGGTTGCCCTGCCCGGCCGTCATTGGGTGACCAACACGCTCGGCGTGCTCGCCATGGTGCACGCGGTGGACGGGGACGTCCGCCAGGCAGCCGACAGTTTCGCCACCTTGACCTCGGCCACCGGTCGCGGCGCCCGCCGGCACATCCAGCTGGCCGCCGGGACATTCGAGCTGATCGACGACAGCTACAACGCCAACCCAACCTCGATGGCCGCGGCGTTCGACGTTCTGGGGCGCGCGGAGTTGGGACCGGACGGCCGGCGGATCGCCGCGCTGGGCGACATGCTGGAACTGGGCCTGCACAGCGCGGAGCTGCACGCCGGTCTCGCCGCGCCGATCGAGCAGGCGGGCATCCACCTCGTCTTCACCTGCGGGGCCGAAATGGCCGCGCTCGAAGCCGCGCTGCCGGCGCCGCTGTGCGGCGGGCACGCCGAGGACTCCGAAGCTTTGGGCGCGCTTGTCGCCGCCAACGTGCGCGCGGGCGATGTCGTGCTGGTGAAGGGATCGGCCGGGGCGAAAATGGGCCGGGTCATACGCGCGCTCGACGCGCTGGACCAGACGAACGGCAGCCAGGAGGGCAGCCATGCTTCATAA
- a CDS encoding division/cell wall cluster transcriptional repressor MraZ, which yields MSVPAAFRKAVAGQEFHGIYVYAHYLRPALVAFGEERMAKYMNDLEELDEFSEEYEELAQVVFSDAEPLSFDGEGRIMLPKHQMEHAGIDEAAAFVGRGLTFEIWNPETYAEQREAARERAAKKGIGPKKKQKVEAEA from the coding sequence GTGTCCGTTCCGGCGGCTTTTCGTAAGGCCGTGGCGGGTCAGGAATTCCACGGCATCTACGTCTACGCCCACTACCTGCGTCCGGCACTGGTGGCGTTTGGTGAGGAGCGTATGGCGAAGTACATGAACGACCTGGAGGAACTGGACGAGTTCTCGGAGGAGTACGAGGAGCTCGCACAGGTCGTGTTCTCCGATGCCGAGCCGCTGTCGTTCGACGGCGAGGGTCGGATCATGCTGCCCAAGCACCAGATGGAACACGCCGGCATCGACGAGGCGGCGGCGTTCGTCGGCCGTGGCCTGACTTTCGAGATCTGGAACCCCGAAACCTATGCCGAGCAGCGCGAGGCCGCCCGCGAGCGCGCCGCGAAGAAGGGAATCGGGCCGAAGAAGAAGCAGAAGGTGGAGGCGGAAGCATGA
- the rsmH gene encoding 16S rRNA (cytosine(1402)-N(4))-methyltransferase RsmH, with protein sequence MMARAPADSHLTPQATQPGGHVPVMLAEVLDALQPADGGIYLDATFGLGGYAKGILDSAACTVWGLDRDPQAIARGQAMTEAEDGRLHLAEGRFGALDRVLEERGVAPVDGIAFDLGVSSPQLDVAERGFSFRFDGPLDMRMGSDGPTAADVVNELAEGDLARIVRDYGEEKKARRVARAITQARGDKPIQRTGELAEIVRGAVGHARGKAKAHEIDPATRTFQAIRIYVNDELGELERGLAAAERALKPGGRLAVVSFHSLEDRAVKQFLRTRSGDVPRASRHSPDPDPADRLPEPTFRVLFRQAKKPRADEAETNPRARSARLRAAERTAAPAWANFEEGRA encoded by the coding sequence ATGATGGCGCGCGCCCCCGCCGACTCTCACCTTACGCCGCAGGCGACCCAGCCGGGCGGCCATGTCCCCGTCATGCTGGCGGAGGTGCTGGACGCGCTGCAGCCAGCCGACGGCGGCATCTACCTCGACGCCACCTTCGGCCTGGGCGGCTATGCCAAGGGTATCCTGGATTCTGCCGCCTGCACCGTCTGGGGTCTCGATCGCGACCCGCAGGCGATCGCGCGCGGTCAGGCCATGACGGAGGCGGAAGACGGTCGCCTGCATCTCGCCGAAGGGCGCTTCGGCGCGCTGGACCGGGTTCTGGAAGAGCGCGGCGTGGCCCCGGTGGACGGCATCGCGTTCGACTTGGGGGTGTCCTCTCCGCAGTTGGACGTTGCCGAGCGCGGCTTCTCTTTCCGCTTCGACGGCCCGCTCGACATGCGCATGGGATCGGATGGGCCGACCGCCGCCGATGTCGTCAACGAGCTGGCGGAAGGCGATCTGGCCCGGATCGTGCGCGACTACGGCGAAGAGAAGAAGGCCCGACGAGTCGCCCGCGCGATCACCCAGGCCCGCGGCGACAAACCGATTCAACGCACCGGCGAGCTGGCCGAAATCGTGCGCGGCGCCGTCGGCCACGCCAGGGGCAAGGCGAAGGCGCACGAGATCGATCCGGCCACCCGCACCTTCCAGGCGATCCGGATTTACGTGAACGACGAGCTGGGCGAGCTAGAGCGCGGCCTTGCCGCGGCCGAACGCGCGCTTAAGCCGGGCGGCCGGCTGGCGGTAGTCTCCTTCCACTCGCTGGAGGACCGCGCGGTCAAACAGTTCCTACGCACCCGCAGCGGCGACGTCCCACGGGCATCCCGGCACAGCCCCGACCCGGACCCGGCGGACCGGCTGCCGGAGCCGACCTTTCGCGTTCTGTTCCGCCAGGCCAAGAAGCCGCGAGCAGACGAAGCCGAGACCAATCCCCGGGCACGTTCCGCCCGGCTGCGCGCCGCCGAGCGCACGGCCGCGCCGGCCTGGGCCAACTTCGAAGAGGGCCGGGCATGA
- the ftsL gene encoding cell division protein FtsL, translating to MSVVRVSLVIWLIVAGAVALGLYQVKYEVQRLEEELHQVRNDIRQDRMALHVLEAEWAYLNRPERLERLASKHLDMGPGNAKQVAAVSALPPRITESEERVRYAAASSDNGEDAMPLPQAKPWSLEQPIYARAEQRQPRRGVNTPLVQATAQVAARQTTTPRKNAGNQNNTRSHNNTAGQVGQSDESQRLTSKASPPRSSPPVQRAIAVGDVLIKVGVRQ from the coding sequence ATGAGCGTCGTGCGCGTGTCACTGGTAATTTGGCTGATCGTCGCGGGCGCGGTCGCGCTCGGGCTGTATCAGGTGAAGTATGAGGTGCAGCGCCTGGAGGAGGAGTTGCATCAGGTGCGCAACGACATCCGTCAGGACCGTATGGCCCTGCATGTGCTGGAAGCGGAGTGGGCCTACCTGAACCGGCCGGAACGCCTGGAACGCCTGGCGTCGAAGCACCTCGACATGGGTCCGGGTAACGCCAAGCAGGTCGCCGCCGTGTCCGCCCTGCCCCCACGGATCACCGAGTCCGAGGAGCGCGTGCGCTATGCCGCCGCCAGCAGCGACAACGGCGAAGATGCCATGCCGTTGCCCCAGGCCAAGCCCTGGTCGCTGGAACAGCCGATCTATGCGCGTGCCGAACAACGCCAGCCACGCCGCGGCGTGAACACCCCGCTGGTGCAGGCCACCGCACAGGTCGCCGCGCGCCAGACGACCACGCCTCGCAAGAACGCCGGGAACCAAAACAACACCCGGAGCCATAACAACACGGCCGGTCAGGTCGGACAGTCGGACGAGTCCCAGCGACTCACCTCCAAGGCGTCGCCGCCGCGCTCCAGCCCACCTGTACAACGGGCCATCGCGGTCGGCGACGTTCTGATCAAGGTGGGGGTCCGCCAATGA